In a genomic window of Chaetodon trifascialis isolate fChaTrf1 chromosome 8, fChaTrf1.hap1, whole genome shotgun sequence:
- the nadka gene encoding NAD kinase isoform X3 produces the protein MCTAMKFQCILQDTPGTHNENTVWKWHIQDPASQRLTWNKPPKSVLVIKKIRDASLLEPFKELCIFLTEVKNMIVYVEKKVLEDPAISGDENFGAITKKFCTFREDLDDISNRVDFIICLGGDGTLLYASSLFQDSVPPVMAFHLGSLGFLTPFKFDTYQSQVTQIIEGNAAIVLRSRLKVRVLKENWEKKARMDEKGIILTNGDTESSRKAMQYEVLNEVVVDRGPSSYLSNVDLFLDGHLITTVQGDGVIVSTPTGSTAYAVAAGASMIHPNVPAIMITPICPHSLSFRPIVVPAGVELKIMLSRDARNTAWVSFDGRKRQEICHGDSITITTSCFPVPSICFRDPVNDWFESLAQCLHWNVRKKQNYLSSEDEEF, from the exons ATGTGTACAGCCATGAAGTTCCAGTGCATACTTCAGGACACTCCTGGCACGCACAACGAGAACACCGTGTGGAAATG gcaCATTCAGGACCCCGCCAGCCAGAGACTGACGTGGAACAAGCCACCGAAAAGTGTCCTTGTCATCAAGAAGATACGAGATGCCAGTCTGCTCGAGCCCTTCAAAGAGCTCTGCATATTCCTCACTGAG gTTAAAAACATGATTGTTTATGTGGAAAAGAAAGTTCTGGAGGACCCAGCCATTTCAGGCGATGAAAACTTTGGGGCCATCACTAAGAAATTCTGCACGTTCAGAGAAG ATCTCGACGACATCTCCAACCGCGTAGACTTCATCATCTGTCTCGGTGGAGATGGAACTCTGCTGTATGCGTCTTCGCTCTTCCAG GATAGCGTTCCACCAGTTATGGCCTTTCACCTGGGCTCCCTTGGCTTCCTGACACCCTTCAAATTTGACACCTACCAGTCTCAGGTCACCCAAATTATTGAAG GTAATGCTGCCATCGTCCTGCGAAGTCGCTTGAAAGTCCGGGTGCTTAAAGAGAACTGGGAGAAGAAGGCCAGAATGGACGAAAAAGGCATCATCCTGACCAATGGGGACACTGAAAGTAGCCGGAAAGCCATGCAGTATGAG gTCCTGAACGAGGTGGTGGTGGACAGAGGACCCTCCTCCTACCTCTCCAACGTCGACCTCTTCCTGGATGGACACCTCATTACCACAGTGCAGGGAGACG gtGTGATAGTATCTACACCGACAGGGAGTACAGCGTATGCGGTGGCAGCGGGAGCTTCTATGATCCACCCCAATGTCCCCGCCATCATGATCACCCCGATCTGCCCTCACTCACTCTCCTTCAGACCCATCGTGGTACCTGCCGGGGTGGAGCTCAAG ATAATGCTGTCACGCGATGCCAGAAACACAGCCTGGGTGTCATTTGATGgaagaaagagacaagagaTCTGTCATGGAGACAG TATTACCATCACTACTTCCTGCTTCCCCGTTCCCTCCATCTGTTTCCGGGACCCGGTCAACGACTGGTTCGAGAGCCTGGCCCAGTGTTTGCACTGGAACGTGAGGAAGAAGCAGAACTACCTCAGCTCAGAGGACGAGGAGTTCTGA